One genomic window of Arthrobacter sp. KBS0703 includes the following:
- the paaA gene encoding 1,2-phenylacetyl-CoA epoxidase subunit PaaA — protein MASQNLQPVPEALSPEDQERAAQLEAEGQAYFDRVMSEDSRIEPKDWMPAAYRKTLLRQISQHAHSEIIGMQPEANWISRAPSLKRKAILMAKVQDEAGHGLYLYSAAETLGQSRDRMMDDLIAGKARYSSIFNYPALTWADMGAIGWLVDGAAICNQVPLCRASYGPYGRAMVRICKEESFHQRQGFEILLELSHGTPAQKQMAQDAVNRWYAPALMMFGPPDDDSPNSKQSMAWNIKRFSNDELRSRFVGMMVEQVRVLGLTLPDSEVRFNEETKKWEHGPLDWEEFKEVLAGRGPCNAQRLERRREAHDDGAWVREAAAAYADKQARKHAEKEYAA, from the coding sequence ATGGCATCGCAGAATCTGCAGCCAGTGCCTGAGGCACTGTCCCCAGAGGATCAGGAGCGGGCGGCACAGCTCGAGGCGGAGGGGCAGGCGTACTTTGACCGCGTCATGTCCGAGGACTCCCGGATCGAGCCGAAGGACTGGATGCCGGCCGCGTACCGCAAGACCCTCCTGCGCCAGATTTCGCAGCACGCGCACTCGGAAATCATCGGCATGCAGCCGGAGGCCAACTGGATCTCCCGCGCGCCGAGCCTGAAGCGCAAGGCCATCCTGATGGCCAAGGTCCAGGACGAGGCCGGCCACGGGCTGTACCTCTACTCGGCCGCCGAGACGCTGGGCCAGAGCCGCGACAGGATGATGGACGACCTCATCGCCGGTAAGGCCCGCTACTCCTCGATCTTCAACTACCCGGCCCTGACCTGGGCGGACATGGGCGCGATCGGCTGGCTGGTGGACGGCGCCGCCATCTGCAACCAAGTGCCGCTCTGCCGCGCCTCCTACGGCCCCTACGGCCGGGCCATGGTGCGCATCTGCAAGGAAGAATCCTTCCACCAGCGCCAGGGCTTCGAGATCCTGCTGGAACTCTCCCACGGCACGCCCGCGCAGAAGCAGATGGCCCAGGACGCCGTGAACCGCTGGTACGCCCCGGCGCTGATGATGTTCGGCCCACCGGATGACGATTCACCCAACTCCAAGCAGTCCATGGCCTGGAACATCAAGCGGTTCAGCAACGATGAACTGCGCAGCCGCTTCGTGGGCATGATGGTGGAGCAGGTCAGGGTCCTGGGCCTCACCCTCCCGGACAGCGAAGTCCGCTTCAACGAAGAAACCAAGAAGTGGGAGCACGGACCGCTGGACTGGGAAGAGTTCAAGGAAGTCCTCGCCGGCCGCGGCCCCTGCAACGCCCAGCGGCTTGAGCGCCGCCGCGAAGCGCACGACGACGGCGCCTGGGTTCGCGAAGCAGCCGCAGCTTATGCGGACAAACAGGCACGCAAGCACGCAGAGAAGGAATACGCAGCATGA
- the paaB gene encoding 1,2-phenylacetyl-CoA epoxidase subunit PaaB gives MSPHGNPEVPASSAGAVENSAAKVPAGPAPTTESASMHRSVWPLWEVFVRSSRGLSHVHAGSLHAPDAAMALRNARDLYTRRNEGVSIWVVPADAIAASDPDAKGSFFESPQGKDYRHATYYTKSEGVKHL, from the coding sequence ATGAGCCCCCACGGCAACCCGGAAGTACCGGCCAGCTCCGCCGGAGCAGTAGAAAACTCGGCTGCCAAGGTCCCCGCAGGTCCGGCACCAACCACTGAGTCAGCCTCGATGCATCGCAGCGTCTGGCCGCTCTGGGAGGTCTTTGTCCGGTCCAGCCGCGGGCTCTCGCACGTGCACGCGGGCAGCCTGCACGCGCCGGACGCCGCCATGGCCCTGCGCAACGCCCGCGACCTGTACACCCGCCGCAACGAGGGCGTGTCCATCTGGGTGGTCCCGGCCGATGCCATCGCCGCTAGCGATCCCGATGCGAAGGGTTCGTTCTTCGAGTCGCCGCAGGGCAAGGACTACCGGCACGCCACGTACTACACCAAGAGCGAAGGGGTGAAGCACCTGTGA
- the paaC gene encoding 1,2-phenylacetyl-CoA epoxidase subunit PaaC: MPEHTETSGHGDISVGVAGSGDSSASATRITPGNALRPEDIALEVRTGLVKPSAEVAEYALRLGDDALILAQRLGHWISRAPELEEDVALGNIGLDQLGHARSFLTYAGGAWGKSEDDLAYFRREHEFRSAHLFEQPNGDFAVTIARQFVVSYYQFELYRRLTESTDATLAAIAAKAVKEVDYHRDHSAQWILRLAQGTEVSRQKMIHGLKLVWPYVGELFADDELTTRLAEAGAAVEPSSLRADFDRLTGEVLAEAGLEVPQTPAAPGGGRRGRHSEHLGYILAEMQVLAREHPGASW, from the coding sequence ATGCCGGAACACACAGAAACCAGCGGCCACGGCGACATCTCCGTGGGCGTGGCCGGCAGCGGCGACTCCTCCGCCAGCGCCACCCGCATCACGCCGGGCAATGCGCTTCGCCCCGAGGACATCGCGCTCGAGGTCCGCACCGGCCTGGTAAAGCCCTCTGCGGAGGTGGCCGAGTACGCGCTGCGCCTGGGCGACGACGCCCTCATCCTGGCCCAGCGCCTGGGCCACTGGATCTCCCGTGCCCCGGAGCTGGAGGAGGACGTGGCCCTGGGCAACATCGGCCTGGACCAGCTGGGCCACGCCCGGTCCTTCCTCACCTACGCCGGGGGAGCGTGGGGGAAGAGCGAGGACGATCTCGCCTACTTCCGCCGCGAGCACGAGTTCCGCTCGGCCCACCTGTTCGAGCAGCCCAACGGCGACTTCGCGGTCACCATCGCGCGCCAGTTCGTTGTGAGCTACTACCAGTTCGAGCTGTACCGCCGGCTGACCGAGTCCACGGACGCCACGCTGGCCGCCATCGCCGCCAAGGCCGTGAAGGAAGTGGACTACCACCGCGACCACAGCGCCCAGTGGATCCTCCGGCTGGCGCAGGGCACCGAGGTGTCCCGGCAGAAGATGATCCACGGCCTGAAGCTGGTCTGGCCGTACGTGGGCGAGCTCTTCGCGGATGATGAGCTGACCACGCGCCTGGCTGAAGCCGGGGCCGCCGTCGAGCCTTCCAGCCTGAGGGCGGACTTTGACCGCCTCACCGGCGAGGTCCTGGCCGAAGCCGGGCTGGAGGTGCCGCAGACGCCGGCAGCGCCGGGCGGCGGACGCCGCGGCAGGCACTCCGAGCACCTGGGCTACATCCTCGCCGAGATGCAGGTCCTGGCCCGGGAGCATCCCGGAGCAAGCTGGTGA
- the paaD gene encoding 1,2-phenylacetyl-CoA epoxidase subunit PaaD, giving the protein MTAVYVQESGTRTAEATAEQKAWAVAATVCDPEIPVLTIEDLGILRNVRLFDDGGMVPAVQVTITPTYSGCPAMDAIRDDLKAAFRKEGYPSVHVELVLAPAWTTDWMTDAGKAKLQEYGIAPPSGRAAAGGHSGPVRLSLAVKCPQCSSLNTKELTRFGSTSCKALYVCQDCKEPFDYFKVL; this is encoded by the coding sequence GTGACTGCCGTGTACGTTCAGGAATCGGGCACGCGGACTGCGGAGGCCACTGCCGAGCAGAAGGCGTGGGCCGTCGCCGCCACGGTGTGCGATCCGGAAATCCCGGTGCTCACCATCGAGGACCTCGGGATCCTGCGCAATGTACGGCTGTTCGACGACGGCGGGATGGTGCCCGCCGTGCAGGTCACCATCACGCCCACGTACTCGGGCTGCCCCGCGATGGACGCCATCCGCGACGACCTCAAGGCCGCGTTCCGCAAGGAGGGCTACCCCAGCGTCCACGTGGAGCTGGTGCTGGCCCCGGCCTGGACCACGGACTGGATGACGGACGCCGGCAAGGCCAAGCTGCAGGAGTACGGCATCGCCCCGCCCAGCGGCAGGGCCGCCGCCGGGGGACACTCCGGCCCGGTCCGGCTCAGCCTGGCCGTGAAGTGCCCGCAGTGCTCGTCGCTGAACACCAAGGAACTCACCCGCTTCGGTTCCACCTCCTGCAAGGCGCTGTACGTGTGCCAGGACTGCAAGGAACCGTTCGACTACTTCAAAGTCCTGTAA
- the paaE gene encoding 1,2-phenylacetyl-CoA epoxidase subunit PaaE: MPVVRQTAAEQAQATGRRRPSFHTLTVAEVRRLTEDAIEVTFAVPAELAGHFDYLPGQYVALRTTLPDEAGEPKEIRRSYSICAEPRSFADGSSEIRVAIKKDLGGLFSTWANAELKAGDTLDVMSPMGAFVSKHGRDGQAVEQNVMNSMNHPEELAGEPGSFVAIAAGSGITPVIAIARTLLAANPDTRFDLIYANKAAMDVMFLEELADLKDRYPSRLALHHVLSREQRIAPLLSGRIDAEKLRALLGTAIHADDVDEWFLCGPFELVQLCRDTLAERGVKPEHVRFELFTSGKPDRPEGNAGRPVSEDASADTYKITFKLDGLQGDVTSPTHARESILNAALRVRPDVPFACAGGVCGTCRAKLVTGTVTMDENYALEQDELDRGYVLTCQSHPTSKEVTVDFDV; encoded by the coding sequence ATGCCCGTTGTCCGCCAGACAGCCGCCGAACAGGCGCAGGCCACCGGCCGCCGTCGTCCGTCCTTCCACACCCTCACCGTCGCGGAGGTGCGCCGGCTTACCGAGGACGCCATCGAGGTGACCTTCGCGGTGCCGGCCGAGCTCGCCGGGCACTTCGACTACCTGCCGGGCCAGTACGTGGCCCTGCGCACCACGCTGCCGGATGAGGCCGGCGAGCCGAAGGAGATCCGCCGCAGCTACTCCATCTGCGCCGAGCCGCGGAGCTTCGCGGACGGCAGCAGCGAGATCCGGGTGGCCATCAAGAAGGACCTGGGCGGGCTGTTCTCCACGTGGGCCAACGCGGAGCTGAAGGCCGGGGACACCCTGGACGTCATGAGTCCCATGGGCGCGTTCGTGTCCAAGCACGGCCGGGACGGCCAGGCCGTGGAGCAGAACGTCATGAACTCGATGAACCACCCGGAGGAGCTGGCGGGGGAGCCGGGCAGCTTCGTGGCGATCGCCGCGGGCTCGGGCATCACGCCGGTGATCGCGATTGCCCGCACGCTGCTGGCCGCGAACCCGGACACCCGGTTCGACCTCATCTATGCCAACAAGGCCGCCATGGACGTGATGTTCCTGGAGGAGCTCGCGGACCTGAAGGACAGGTACCCGTCGCGCCTGGCGCTGCACCACGTGCTGTCCCGCGAGCAGCGGATCGCGCCGCTGCTGAGCGGCAGGATCGACGCCGAGAAGCTGCGGGCGCTGCTGGGCACCGCCATCCACGCGGACGACGTTGACGAGTGGTTCCTGTGCGGGCCGTTCGAGCTGGTGCAGCTGTGCCGGGACACCCTGGCGGAGCGCGGCGTGAAGCCCGAGCATGTCAGGTTCGAGCTGTTCACCTCAGGCAAGCCGGACCGCCCCGAGGGCAACGCCGGCCGGCCGGTGAGTGAGGACGCCTCGGCGGACACCTACAAGATCACGTTCAAGCTGGACGGCCTGCAGGGCGACGTCACCAGCCCCACGCACGCCCGCGAGTCCATCCTCAACGCGGCGCTGCGCGTCCGCCCGGACGTGCCGTTCGCGTGTGCCGGGGGAGTGTGCGGCACGTGCCGCGCCAAGCTGGTCACCGGCACCGTGACCATGGACGAGAACTACGCGCTGGAGCAGGATGAACTGGACAGGGGCTACGTCCTGACCTGCCAGTCCCACCCGACGAGCAAAGAAGT